A stretch of the Conger conger chromosome 3, fConCon1.1, whole genome shotgun sequence genome encodes the following:
- the ankrd50l gene encoding ankyrin repeat domain-containing protein 50 — translation MSDGGSGEAQGRPFHCREWALGKLQHWLGTRCQGALVTGGPGAGKTALCTEAVRPTSKAGLEAGLAPCCLASHFCRWEDERSVEVWRFVLGLVEQLRGSPLLPPGYAQTLDTPTIALTLDPLHCQRDPDDTFRRAVLLPLQETPPPAHRLFLLVDSLDSGSQGGGVVEGRSSSIAELLSRNHHLFPSWLLLICSVRRQNRAVYHMFSGFRKLVLDDLRKASAVHDVQRYILRRLDQEGALRRHLTPETAEMLNLLHIKSGGCFLFLERVLDGVSRGLLAVREIRHIPGTLNGLYLWLCQRLFPTSLFSQVRPLLNALLASLHPLTPELLYRALWTRDPALGPDEFRHRLDAVSPLLTEGDAGAVFLFHASFAEWLTDVKYCTQRYLCSMEDGHALLAMSLSLRASQLTTPEICQLANHLLRSGIHTSDPALLALWMVCTGVPAVGDDSVSQTSPPVLVQPDVFQLLLKSGVHPPSYGSGFGVHCLEGVGGGVLGKLPEGAEFVRLLLDGGASVDQVDPVDGRTLLASAAHSGAVDAVELLLSRGGDPTLADHQGQTPLTLAARQGHLGALRALLDWPGCHKAMLEHVDGEGWTALRLAAWGGHGEAVRLLLDAGAEVDGSDADGRTALRAAAWAGHQEMVLALLEHGGQPDKADREGRTPLIAAAYMGHREAVEALLVHGARVDAHDSDGRTALCVAAMCVPAAAGGRGHGDVVSALLERGADPSHRDSDGMTPLLLAAYEGQAQVLELLLEAGADVDESAGLRGNASAAVTPLLAAASMGHGAVVSTALFWGATADAIDGEGRTALSLAAARGSVEVVRALLDRGLDENHKDHLGWTPLHAAACEGHRAVCAALTECGSLARVAEPDNEGRTPLVLAAQEGHCGTARLLLDRRSPIDHRGYDGRSALSAAALEGHSEAAELLMRRGADTDVRDAEGRPLLYLLVLEGRLDMAALLVREGGAPLESRDSEGRTALHAAAWRGSPEAVGLLLRSGADPDARDKEGRPPLHSAAWQGQAAVARLLLDSGGATADLACRQQGATALCIAAQEGHADVVAVLLERGANPRHTDRYGRRPAKVAGKRGYTNIVRLLESHGAESYAGILPLPSPASPPFQTSTLQTQSSASSGSSAPHKAPPSTSSLSCSPSSTAERFHSAQSSTCHSLATVQTAPADSLSFTQLIQQHSLPRSRPSTLPLPTSAHNSLPHPQAGSPPADCNTNTPSHMPRKGLSSPGDKDWPKIQPKTQEVNSAGLEREERRQGKWNSVMASLGVSPGQDCPTRTPKTRDGPLHGYPVQLEGQELQRDGRDTPRKSSLSPPFSFPSPSALSPECIVPLTSTDPQLNLKQAIKLQFEGPTSAAIYKRETPL, via the exons ATGAGCGACGGCGGCAGCGGGGAGGCCCAGGGTCGGCCCTTCCACTGCCGGGAATGGGCCCTGGGCAAGCTGCAGCACTGGCTGGGCACACGCTGCCAGGGGGCCTTGGTGACGGGCGGGCCAGGAGCGGGGAAAACAGCGCTCTGCACCGAGGCGGTTCGGCCCACGTCCAAAGCCGGGTTGGAGGCGGGACTGGCGCCCTGCTGCCTGGCGTCTCACTTCTGCAGGTGGGAGGATGAGCGGAGTGTGGAAGTGTGGAGGTTCGTCCTGGGCCTGGTCGAGCAGCTGCGGGGaagccccctcctcccaccgGGGTATGCCCAGACTCTGGATACCCCCACCATCGCCCTTACTCTGGACCCCCTGCACTGCCAACGGGACCCCGATGATACCTTCAGAAG GGCGGTGCTGTTGCCCCTTCAGGAAACCCCCCCTCCGGCCCACAGGCTCTTCCTGCTGGTGGACTCTCTGGACTCGGGGTCCCAGGGCGGGGGGGTTGTGGAGGGGAGGAGCAGCTCCATTGCAGAGCTTCTGTCCAGAAACCACCACCTCTTCCCCAGCTGGCTGCTGCTCATCTGCTCCGTAAGGCGGCAGAACCGGGCCGTCTACCACATGTTCTCAG GGTTCCGTAAGCTGGTGCTGGACGACCTGCGGAAGGCGTCGGCGGTGCATGACGTGCAGCGCTACATCCTGCGGCGTCTggaccaggagggggcgctgcgGAGGCATCTGACCCCCGAGACGGCCGAGATGCTGAACCTGCTGCACATCAAGAGCGGCGGGtgcttcctgttcctggagcgTGTGCTGGACGGTGTGTCACGGGGCCTCCTGGCGGTGCGCGAGATCCGCCACATCCCCGGCACGCTCAACGGTCTCTACCTGTGGCTGTGCCAGCGCCTCTTTCCCACCAGCCTCTTCTCCCAGGTGCGGCCCCTGCTCAACGCCCTGCTGGCCAGCctgcaccccctcacccccgagCTGCTGTACCGCGCCCTCTGGACCCGCGACCCTGCCCTGGGCCCTGACGAGTTCCGCCACAGGCTGGACGCCGTGTCGCCGCTCCTGACGGAGGGGGATGCGGGCGCCGTGTTCCTTTTCCACGCCAGCTTCGCTGAGTGGCTGACGGATGTGAAGTACTGCACGCAGAGGTACCTGTGCAGCATGGAGGATGGCCACGCCCTGCTGGCCATGTCCCTGTCGCTCCGTGCCTCGCAGCTGACCACACCCGAGATCTGCCAGCTGGCTAATCACCTCCTGCGTTCCGGGATCCATACGTCGGACCCCGCCCTACTGGCGCTGTGGATGGTGTGCACCGGTGTTCCCGCTGTCGGGGACGACTCAGTTTCGCAGACTTCGCCGCCTGTCCTGGTTCAGCCCGACGTCTTCCAGCTGCTGCTTAAGAGCGGGGTGCACCCCCCATCCTACGGGTCTGGTTTTGGGGTACACTGCCTGGAGGGCGTCGGGGGTGGGGTCCTGGGCAAGTTGCCGGAGGGGGCCGAGTTCGTGCGGCTGCTCTTGGATGGCGGAGCGAGCGTGGACCAGGTCGACCCTGTGGATGGTCGCACCCTATTGGCCAGCGCCGCACACTCAGGCGCGGTCGACGCTGTTGAGCTCCTGCTGTCGCGGGGGGGAGACCCCACGCTGGCTGACCACCAGGGCCAGACCCCGCTGACGCTGGCCGCTCGGCAGGGCCACCTCGGGGCGCTGCGCGCTCTGCTGGACTGGCCGGGCTGTCACAAGGCCATGCTGGAGCACGTGGACGGCGAGGGCTGGACAGCCCTGCGGCTGGCGGCGTGGGGAGGGCACGGGGAGGCGGTGCGCCTCCTACTGGATGCTGGGGCGGAGGTGGACGGCAGCGACGCCGACGGGCGGACAGCGCTGCGGGCGGCGGCGTGGGCAGGGCATCAGGAGATGGTCCTGGCCCTGCTGGAGCACGGCGGGCAGCCGGACAAGGCCGACAGAGAGGGCCGCACCCCGCTCATCGCTGCGGCGTACATGGGCCACCGGGAGGCCGTGGAGGCCCTGCTGGTGCACGGGGCGCGGGTGGACGCGCATGACTCAGACGGCCGGACGGCGCTGTGCGTGGCCGCCATGTGCGTGCCAGCGGcagcaggggggcggggccacgGGGACGTGGTGAGTGCGCTcctggagaggggggcagacCCCAGTCACCGTGACAGTGATGGGATGACGCCCCTGCTGCTGGCGGCATACGAGGGCCAGGCCCAGgtgctggagctgctgctggaggCCGGGGCCGACGTAGACGAGAGCGCCGGTCTCCGCGGCAACGCCTCGGCGGCCGTCACCCCTCTGCTGGCTGCGGCCTCCATGGGTCATGGGGCAGTGGTAAGCACGGCGCTCTTCTGGGGCGCCACGGCGGACGCCATCGACGGGGAGGGCCGCACCGCGTTGAGCCTGGCGGCCGCCCGGGGCAGCGTGGAGGTGGTGCGTGCCCTGCTGGACCGAGGGCTCGACGAGAACCACAAGGACCACCTGGGCTGGACACCGCTGCACGCGGCTGCTTGTGAGGGCCACCGGGCCGTGTGTGCCGCTCTGACGGAGTGCGGGAGCCTGGCTCGGGTCGCCGAGCCCGACAACGAGGGCCGCACGCCACTCGTGCTGGCCGCCCAGGAGGGCCACTGCGGCACGGCCCGGCTCCTGCTCGACCGGCGCTCCCCCATCGACCACCGCGGCTACGACGGACGTTCGGCCCTGTCGGCCGCCGCGCTGGAGGGCCACAGCGAGGCGGCGGAGCTGCTGATGAGGCGCGGGGCTGACACGGACGTGCGGGACGCCGAGGGCCGGCCGCTGCTCTACCTGCTGGTGCTGGAGGGCCGGCTGGACATGGCGGCCCTGCTGGTGCGGGAGGGCGGGGCACCGCTGGAGTCGCGTGACTCGGAGGGCCGCACGGCACTGCACGCGGCCGCCTGGCGGGGCAGCCCAGAGGCGGTGGGGCTGCTGCTGCGGTCCGGGGCCGACCCCGACGCGCGGGACAAGGAGGGCCGCCCGCCCCTGCACTCGGCCGCCTGGCAGGGTCAAGCCGCGGTGGCCCGTCTGCTGCTGGACTCTGGGGGCGCCACTGCCGACCTGGCCTGCCGCCAGCAGGGCGCGACGGCGCTGTGCATCGCCGCGCAGGAGGGCCACGCGGACGTGGTGGCGGTTCTCCTGGAGAGGGGAGCCAATCCCCGGCACACGGACCGCTACGGGCGCAGACCCGCGAAGGTGGCGGGGAAGAGGGGCTACACCAACATCGTCCGACTCCTGGAGAGTCACGGGGCAGAGTCTTACGCTGGTATCCTGCCCCTACCCTCCCCCGCCTCTCCACCCTTCCAGACCTCCACCCTCCAGACCCAGTCTTCTGCCAGCTCGGGGAGCTCAGCTCCCCACAAGgcacccccctccacctcctccctttcctgctctccctcctccaccgcCGAGCGCTTCCACTCGGCCCAGTCCTCCACCTGCCACTCCCTGGCCACCGTGCAGACCGCCCCCGCCGACAGCCTGAGCTTCACCCAGCTCATCCAGCAGCACTCCCTCCCCCGCAGCcggccctccaccctgcccctgcccacCTCCGCCCACAACAGCCTGCCCCACCCCCAGGCTGGCTCCCCTCCTGCCGACTGCAACACCAACACGCCCTCCCACATGCCCCGCAAAGGGCTCAGCTCCCCAGGGGACAAGGACTGGCCCAAAATCCAGCCCAAGACCCAGGAGGTGAACAGTGCCGggctggagagggaggagaggaggcaggGGAAGTGGAACTCGGTGATGGCCTCCCTGGGGGTGAGCCCTGGACAGGACTGCCCCACCAGGACCCCAAAAACCAGGGACGGCCCTCTCCACGGGTATCCTGTCCAACTCGAGGGCCAGGAACTCCAGAGGGATGGTCGGGACACGCCTCGTAAGAGCTCCCTGTCACCACCCTTCAGCTTCCCCTCCCCCAGTGCCTTATCCCCTGAATGCATAGTCCCCCTCACCAGCACTGACCCCCAGCTCAACCTGAAGCAGGCTATCAAGCTGCAGTTCGAGGGGCCCACCAGTGCTGCCATATACAAGCGAGAAACGCCACTCTGA